The stretch of DNA GATAAAAGCTACCCCGGGGATAACAGGCTTATCTCCCCCAAGAGTCCACATCGACGGGGAGGTTTGGCACCTCGATGTCGGCTCATCGCATCCTGGGGCTGTAGTCGGTCCCAAGGGTTGGGCTGTTCGCCCATTAAAGCGGTACGCGAGCTGGGTTCAGAACGTCGTGAGACAGTTCGGTCCCTATCCGTCGCGGGCGCAGGAAATTTGAGAGGAGCTGTCCTTAGTACGAGAGGACCGGGATGGACGCACCGCTGGTGTACCAGTTGTCTTGCCAAAGGCATCGCTGGGTAGCTATGTGCGGACGGGATAAGTGCTGAAAGCATCTAAGCATGAAGCCCCCCTCAAGATGAGATTTCCCATAGCGCAAGCTAGTAAGATCCCTGAAAGATGATCAGGTAGATAGGTTCGAGGTGGAAGCGTGGCGACACGTGAAGCTGACGAATACTAATCGATCGAGGACTTAACCAAAGAAAAGCGGAAGGCGCTCGTCCAGCGGCGACAAGCACAAGATCAGCTGACTGCAAGGTTGTTTTTGAACCTTGAAGACAGATGACCTTGTGACCTCGAGCCGCTAGCGCCTGCAGCTAGACAGAAAAGCGAAAGCGGCCGATCAGACTCGGCAGGCATAAGACGGACTGCCGAAGTGGCGTTCTTGGCCACACAGACGTGACGGCTTATGACCGAGAGTCTGGCCGCTGCAGCTAGACAAAACGAAAAGCAGAAGGCGCTGAATGAGCGCCTTCTGCTGGACAGCACAAACAAACAATGGCACGGTTTGCTGGTTACTGAAACATATTATCCAGTTTTGAGAGAACAATTCTTTCAAACTTTATACAGTCTGGTGGCGATAGCGAAGAGGTCACACCCGTTTCCATCCCGAACACGGAAGTTAAGCTCTTCAGCGCCGATGGTAGTTGGGGGTTTCCCCCTGTGAGAGTAGGACGCTGCCAGGCAAGCAAGAAAAAGAACAGCGCAGGCTGTTCTTTTTTGTTTGCCTGAATTATATTATGGATAAAGTAAATGTTCAAACTGTGACAGGAGAAAATCCTTCAGCGCTTTTGTGCTTTCATGCCATGAAAGAATACAGGATAAGGAACCATTTTAGAAGATGAATCCAGCAGTTAGAAAGCAATCATTTTAATCTTGAATTCGCTCATTGTTTGGATTTCCCTGTATTTACCTTTCTTTTTTCTAGTAAGAAAGTGTGTTACACTTACAACAATATGGACAGATAAGTAGGGAGGCCTTTCCATTGCTTGAGAATGGAGTAATGATGGTTGTCATCATTTTGGTTATTAATGTAATATATGTATCTTTTTTTACAATACGAATGATTTTGACATTGAAAGGGTATCGCTATTTAGCGGCTTTTGTAAGCATGATCGAAATTGTTATTTATATTATGGGATTAGGTCTCGTCTTAGATAATTTAAATGAAATTCAAAACGTGGCGGCTTACGCGGTGGGATATGGATTAGGTGTCATTGTGGGGATGAAACTTGAGGAAAAGCTGGCTCTTGGGTATATTACTGTAAATGTGATAACGAAAGAGTATGATAAAGATCTTCCGAAGATGCTTCGCGCGGAGGGGTATGGCGTGACGAACTGGGCTGCCAATGGCTTGGAAGGTGAACGGATGGCGTTGCAAATATTAACACCAAGAAAATATGAACTGAAGCTGTACAGTCAAATTAAAGAATTGGATCCGAAAGCATTTATCATTGCGTATGAACCTAAAACCATTCACGGAGGATTCTGGGTGAAAAATGTAAGAAAAGGGAAGCTGTCTCAATGAGCAAAAAGAAGTTTTATGTACAAGAAAATGAAACGATTGATCAATGTTTAGCACGAATGAAGGAGGAAGGATATATCCCTGTTAGAAGAATAGAGCAGCCGGTATTTAAAAAGGAGAATGTGAATGGAGAAATGAAATATACACCAGCAGGGAGAGAAATCATGTTTGAAGGGAAAAAAGTAATCTAAAATACGAACATTAATAAAAATAAAGGTTAAATTGTTCGATTTTAATTGACATTATCCTTTGAAGCTTGTTAAGATGAAGATAACGAATACGGAACCTCATATAAAAGTGAGAATAGGGCTCACAAGTTTCTACCCAATTACCGTAAATAATTGGACTATGAGGAAAGTAAAATTATCTGGATCTTTCTTTTGAAGTAACAAGTATGTATACACCCAGATGAGTTGCTTTCTCATGTTTTTAGAGAACAGCTCTTCTGGGTTTTTTGATTCTATCAATTCATTGTGGAGGTTAAATCATGTCAGTAGATGTTGGCGTTATTATGGGAAGCACCTCGGATTGGGAAACGATGAAGCACGCCTGTGAGATTCTGGAGGAATTGCAGGTTTCATACGAAAAGAGAGTCGTGTCTGCTCATCGGACGCCGGATTTGATGTTTCAATACGCTAAGGAAGCGAGAGAGCGGGGAGTGAAGGTGATTATTGCCGGGGCAGGCGGTGCTGCTCATCTTCCGGGAATGGTCGCAGCCCAAACGACTCTTCCAGTAATTGGCGTGCCTGTTCAGTCCAAAGCATTGAATGGAATGGACTCATTATTATCCATAGTACAAATGCCCGGGGGTGTGCCTGTCGCTACTGTAGCGATTGGAAAGTCAGGGGCTGTCAATGCCGGACTGCTGGCCGCACAAATATTATCTATAACCTCTGCAGCACTTGCTGAGCGTTTGCAAGAACGCCGTGAAAAGTTAAGAGAAACTGTCATGGAAAGTAGTGATCAGCTTGTCTAAAGAAATCATTAAGCCAGGTCAGACTATTGGGATCATTGGAGGGGGGCAGCTTGGGCGAATGATGGCTTTAGCAGCCAAAGAAGCCGGCTTTAAAATTGCTGTCCTTGAACCGGGCGAGAATTCTCCATGCAGCCAAGTAGCTGATATAGCCATTACCGCTGCATACAATGATGAACAAGCGCTGAACAGATTGGCTGAAGTGAGTGATGTCATCACTTACGAATTTGAAAATATTGATTATGAAGGGCTAAAGCAGCTTCAAAAGCATGCTTTCCTTCCCCAGGGAGCCGAACTTATTAAAATAACGCAAAATCGGATAACGGAAAAAGCCGCTATTGTAAAAGCTGGTGTACCGGTGGCTCCGTATGCGGTTATTCATCAAGTTGATGATCTTTATGCCAGTATAGATCAGCTTGGATACCCAGCTGTATTGAAAACGGCACGGGGCGGATATGATGGAAAGGGACAATTTGTCATTAAAGAGAAAGCCCAGATTGAGGAAGCTTCCAAGCTGCTGCAGCACGGGGAATGTGTACTTGAAAAGTGGGTTCCGTTTGAAAAGGAGATATCCGTGATCGTGTCCCGCAACATCGCAGGAGAAACCGCGTATTTTCCGGTTGGGGAGAATATACATATCGATAATATTCTTCATCAAACGATTGTACCGGCCAGAATATCGGAAGAAGTGCGGATGAAAGCAGAAAAAGCGGCAGGAAGCATTGCTCAAGCACTTTCTTTAGTGGGCACATTGGCGGTGGAAATGTTCGTAGGAAAAAACGAGGAAATTTACATTAACGAGCTGGCACCAAGACCTCATAATTCAGGGCATTATTCCATTGAGGCCTGCAATATTTCGCAATTTGGCCAGCATATACGGGCTATTTGCAATTGGCCGTTAAGAAAGCCGGAATTATTGAAGCCCGCTGTAATGGTCAACGTACTGGGGGAGCACTTGGAGGGAATCGTAAGCAGCTTAGCTGAACATCCGGAATGGTCGGTTCATTTGTATGGAAAAGCAGAAGCAAAAGTAAAAAGAAAAATGGGTCATATTACGATCCTGAACCATGAACTAGACGATGCGCTGGAAGAAATTGAGGCATGCGGGATCTGGGCCATAAGTCAAGAAAGAATTGGAGGATAGGAACAATGATCGAACGTTATACACGCCCGGAAATGGGAGCAATTTGGACGGAGGAAAACCGTTTTAAAGCCTGGTTAGAGGTAGAAATTCTAGCTTGTGAAGCATGGGCTGAGCTGGGAGAAATACCAAAAGAAGATGTGAAGAAAATTCGCGAAAACGCGGCTTTTCATATTGATCGAATCAAAGAGATTGAGAAAGAAACACGCCATGACGTTGTAGCGTTCACCCGCGCTGTATCCGAAACGCTTGGAGAAGAGCGCAAATGGGTGCATTACGGTCTGACGTCCACAGATGTAGTAGATACAGCCCTTTCTTATTTGCTGAAGCAGGCAAACGAAATTTTAATCAAAGATTTAGAGAATTTCATCGAGATTCTGCGAAATAAAGCAAAAGAGCATAAGTACACAGTGATGATGGGACGAACGCACGGGGTGCATGCTGAGCCGACTACTTTCGGGTTGAAATTGGCTCTTTGGCACGAAGAGATGAAACGTAATCTTGAGCGGTTCAAGCAAGCCGCTGAAGGCGTGGAATACGGCAAGATCTCCGGAGCGGTTGGAACCTACGCGAATATCGATCCGTTTGTAGAAGAATATGTATGCAAGCATCTTGGAACTAAACCGGCGCCGATTTCGACGCAGACGCTGCAGCGTGACCGGCACGCTCATTATATAAGCACCATTGCCTTAATCGCGACATCCATTGAGAAATTTGCCGTGGAGATTCGCGGGCTGCAAAAAAGCGAAACGCGTGAAGTGGAAGAGTTTTTTGCTAAAGGGCAAAAGGGATCATCCGCCATGCCGCATAAACGGAACCCGATTGGCTCAGAAAATGTCACCGGGCTTGCCCGCGTTATTCGTGGTCACATGATGACGGCGTATGAAAATGTACCGCTCTGGCACGAGCGCGACATTTCTCATTCTTCAGCCGAGCGCATCATTCTTCCGGATGCAACGATCGCATTAAATTATATGCTGAACCGATTTGGGAATATCATTAAAAATTTAACCGTCTATCCGGAAAATATGAAGCGCAATATGGATCGCACCTTAGGGTTAATTTACTCCCAGCGTGTTCTCCTTGCTTTGATTGATAAAGGTATGGTTCGTGAAGCAGCCTATGATACGGTTCAGCCGAAAGCGATGGAAGCTTGGGAAAAGCAAGTGCCATTCCGCCGTTTAGTAGAAGAAGACGAGACGATCACTTCCAAATTAACAAAAGAAGAAATAGCCGATTGTTTTGATTATCATCATCATTTAAAGCATGTCGATACGATTTTTGCCCGTTTAGGCCTGCAGGATTGATGAAGGTCATGCAGGGGGGGAACTGCCCCTCTGCTCTTTCTGATGATTGAAGATTGCTAATATTCCTTAAGAGGAGGAGTCATAATGGAAAAAGGCTCAATGCTTTACGAAGGAAAAGCGAAGCGAGTATATGCGACGAAGGAAGACGAGATCGTACTAATTGAATATAAAGATTCTGCAACCGCTTTTAACGGAGAGAAGAAAGCAGAGATTTCCGGAAAGGGAAGGTTAAACAGTGAAATTAGCAGTTTAATCTTTGTAAAGCTAAAAGAGCTTGGGATTACTTCTCACTTTATTAAGCGAGTATCAGATCATGAGCAGCTTGTCAAACATGTTCATATCATTCCGCTAGAGGTGGTCACGCGCAATGTCGCAGCTGGCAGCTTGGCAAACCGCCTAGGTCTCCAGGAAGGGGAGCGTTTAAATACGCCCATCGTAGAGTTTTATTATAAAAATGATGAACTGGGCGATCCGCTTGTGACCGAAGACCATATTGCTTTATTAAAGATTGCATCGGAAGAAGAAGTAAGGGCAATGAAAGAGCAAGCCTTGCAAATCAATCAAGCGCTGCTTTCGTTATTTGCTGAGATGGAGATTGATTTAATTGATTTCAAAATAGAGTTTGGGAAAGACAAAGCAGGCGTTATGATGCTGGCAGATGAGATATCGCCAGACACATGCCGGCTTTGGGAGAAGAAATCGAACCGCAAATTAGATAAGGATTTGTTTCGCCGTGATTTAGGAAATCTTATTGAAGCCTATACGGAAGTTTTTGATAGATTAGGAGGAAAATCAGCATGTTCAAAGTAAAAGTGTACGTTACGTTAAGAGAGAGTGTATTGGATCCGCAAGGTAAAGCGGTGCAGCAATCATTACGAAACCTTGGCTACCAAGGAGTGGAGGATGTGCGCGTTGGAAAGTACATGGAATTGACGCTGGACAGCTCCCATACGGACGTGGAAGGAACGGTAAAGGAAATGTGCGAAAAGCTTTTAACTAATCCTGTCATCGAAGACTATCGATATGAGATTGAGGAGTGTGTGAAGCAGTGAAATTCGCGGTGATTGTATTCCCAGGCTCTAATTGTGATGTGGACATGTATCACGCAATAAATGATGAATTGGGTGAGAAAGCAGAATATATTTGGCACGATGCTGATGATCTGAGCAGCTATGACGCGATATTATTACCGGGTGGATTTTCGTACGGCGATTATCTCCGTTCAGGCGCTATCGCTCATTTATCCAATGTGATGAGTGAAGTAAAGAAAGCGGCGGAAGCAGGAAAGCCGGTATTAGGTGTTTGCAACGGCTTTCAAATTTTGCTTGAATCCGGTCTGCTGCCCGGCGCGATGCTCCGCAATCAGAACTTAAAGTTTATTTGCCGGACGGTTACACTGCAGGTTGAAAACGATCAGACATTATTTACTTCCGCTTATCAAAAAGGCGAGCACATCGCCATTCCGGTTGCCCATGGCGAAGGGAATTATTACTGTGATGAAGAGACGCTTGCTCAATTAAAAGCAAATAATCAAATCGTGTTTACTTACACGGATAATGTAAATGGAAGCTTAGAAAATATCGCGGGAATTGTCAATGAACAAGGAAATGTTCTTGGCATGATGCCGCATCCGGAACGCGCAGTAGATGAATTCCTAGGAAGCGTGGACGGTTTGAAATTATTTCAGTCAATTGTGAAATATTGGAGGGAATCCCATGTCGTTAATGCTTGAGCCCAATGCCATTCAAATTAAAGAAGAGAAAATTTACCGTGAATTAGGCTTAACAGATGAAGAGTTTGCCAAAATAGAGAAAATTCTTGGCCGAACTCCTAATTACACAGAGACCGGCTTATTCTCTGTTATGTGGTCAGAGCATTGCAGCTATAAGAACTCCAAGCCTGTGCTTCGCAAATTCCCAACTTCAAGAGACAAAGTTTTGCAAGGTCCCGGTGAAGGTGCAGGAATTGTTGATATTGGGGATGAGCAAGCGGTCGTATTCAAAATCGAAAGCCATAATCACCCTTCCGCAATCGAACCTTATCAAGGAGCAGCGACAGGAGTCGGCGGGATTATCCGCGATGTCTTCTCTATGGGGGCTCGTCCAGTAGCGTTGCTTAACTCCCTGCGGTTCGGTGAGCTGCAGTCCAAACGCGTGAAGTATTTATTTGAAGAAGTTGTGGCGGGAATTGCCGGCTACGGCAATTGCATCGGCATTCCAACAGTCGGCGGTGAGGTGCAATTTGATCCGTCCTATGAAGAAAATCCTCTAGTCAATGCGATGTGCGTAGGGCTGATTGATCATAAGGATATTAAGAAGGGACAAGCAAAAGGTGTGGGCAATACGGTCATGTATGTGGGCGCCAAAACAGGGCGCGATGGCATCCATGGCGCCACCTTTGCTTCTGAAGAATTGAGTGACCAATCAGAAGAGAAGCGTCCGGCCGTACAGGTCGGCGATCCGTTTATGGAAAAGCTGCTCATTGAAGCTTGTTTGGAATTAATCCAAAATGATGCTCTTGTTGGTATCCAGGATATGGGGGCAGCGGGGTTGACGAGTTCTTCAGCGGAAATGGCGAGCAAAGCCGGCTCCGGCATTGAAATGAATATGGATCTTGTGCCGCAGCGTGAAACAGGGATGACTCCATATGAGATGATGCTTTCTGAATCCCAAGAGCGCATGCTGATTGTCGTCAAAAAAGGCAGAGAAAACGAAATTGAAGAACTGTTTTCCAAATATGGATTAGAAGCGGCGGCAATTGGAAGGGTGACGGATGACGGCATGCTTCGTTTGCTTCACAAAGGCGAGGTGGTAGCTGAAGTGCCAACAGACGCCTTGGCGGAGGATGCGCCCGTTTATTACAAGCCTTCCCGGGAGCCGGAACATTTCCGCAAATTCCAAGAGATGGATGCGGATATACAGCAAGTGGGGGATTACAAAGAGACGCTCATTCAATTGCTTTCCCAGCCTACGATTGCCAGTAAAGAGTGGGTGTACGGGCAATACGACTATCAAGTGCGCACGAATACAGTAGTAGCTCCAGGATCGGATGCAGCGGTGATTCGCGTTCGCGGGACAGATAAAGCATTGGCGATGACGACCGATTGCAATTCCCGCTATCTTTATTTAGATCCGGAAACAGGCGGAAAAATTGCCGTGGCCGAAGCTGCCCGAAACATCGTTTGCTCAGGCGGTGAGCCTTTGGCGATTACGGACTGCTTAAATTTCGGAAATCCTGAGAAACCGGAGATTTTTTGGCAGTTGGAAAAAGCGACAGATGGAATGAGTGAGGCTTGCCGTGTGTTAAACACACCGGTAATCGGGGGGAATGTATCACTCTATAATGAAACGAAGGGCACTGCTGTTTATCCTACGCCGGTTGTCGGTATGGTGGGATTGATTCAAGAGCGGGCCCATATTACAACGCAAAGCTTTAAACAAGCAGGCGATTTGATATATGTGATTGGGGAAGCAGAAGACGAATTTGGCGGAAGTGAATTGCAAAAGCTTCAGCATGCAGGAAAGATCTTTGGCAGAGCGCCTCATCTGGATTTGGCTGTGGAGATGAAAAGACAGCAGGCATTGCTTCGAGCGATTCAAGCGGGAACCGTGCAATCTGCTCATGATATAGCAGAAGGCGGCTTTGCCGTGGCGCTTGCTGAGAAATCATTCGGCACAGGGTTGGGGGCGGAAGCAGCGATTGCTGGCGAAAACGGGACGGTTAGTCTGTTCAGTGAAACGCAATCGCGCTTTATCGTAACGGTGGCTAAAAGACACCGTCAAGCGTTTGAAGCAATCCTTCCGGAAGCGCAGCTGATAGGAGAAGTGACAGAAGAAGCGCGATTGACGATTAAGCATAATAATTGTGTGATCGTTGAAGCGGAGATTTGTGAACTCGAAGATGCTTGGAGAGGAGCGATCCCATGCTTGCTGAAATCAGAGGTTTAAATGAAGAGTGCGGGGTATTCGGTGTTTGGGGCCATGAGGATGCACCGCAAATCACCTATTACGGACTTCAGAGCCTGCAGCATCGAGGGCAGGAAGGAGCCGGAGTCGCTGTCACAGATGGAGAAAAGCTTGTTGGAGTTAAAGGGGAAGGACTGGTAACTGAGATTTTCACGCAGGATAAGGTCAGCGGGCTTTCCGGTACAGGAGCGATTGGCCATGTACGGTATACCACAGCAGGAGGCGGAGGCTACGAGAATGTCCAGCCGCTGCTTTTTCACTCGCAAACAGGAAGTCTAGCTCTTGCTCATAATGGAAACCTGATCAATGCCACTGCGCTGAAGCATCAATTAGAAGCGCAGGGAAGCATTTTTCAGACGACATCGGATACAGAAGTGCTGGCCCATCTTATTCGCCGTAGCGGATTTGGCAGCATGAAGGACCGGGTCAAGAATGCTCTTTCTATGTTAAAGGGCGCTTACGCATTTCTCGTTATGACGGAAAAAGAATTAATGGTTGCGCTGGATCCAAACGGCATGCGCCCGTTATCCATCGGCAAGTTAGGGGAAGCTTATGTAGTAGCTTCGGAAACATGCGCTTTTGATATCGTCGGCGCTCAATATGTTCGTGAGGTAGAACCCGGGGAATTGATTATTATGGATAGCAGCGGCTTGCATTCCGAACGCTTCTCCTTAGCTACTAATCAAGCGATTTGCACCATGGAGTATGTCTACTTTTCTCGGCCGGACAGCAATATTCACCGGATTAATGTCCACAGTGCCAGAAAGCGCATGGGCATTCAGTTGGCGAAAGAAGCGAAGATCGAAGCAGATGTCGTAACGGGCGTACCAGATTCAAGTATTTCAGCTGCAATCGGCTATGCGGAAGAATCGGGTATTCCTTACGAAATGGGGCTGATTAAAAACCGTTATATCGGCCGCACCTTTATTCAGCCATCCCAAGCCTTGCGCGAACAAGGTGTGAAGATGAAGCTGTCGCCTGTTCGCGGGGTTATTGAGGGAAAAAGAGTGATTATGGTAGATGATTCCATTGTTCGCGGAACGACAAGCAAACGGATCGTGAAAATGCTGAAAGAAGCCGGAGCCAAAGAAGTGCACGTATGCATTAGTTCTCCGCCGATCAAATACCCTTGCTATTATGGCATTGATACCTCGACACAGGAAGAACTGATCGCGGCATTTTATACAGAGGAAGAATTAAGAGATGAGATTGGTGCAGATTCCTTAATATTTCTCAGTCTGGATGGAATGGTGGAAGCGATTGGCCATGAGAAGCAGAACGGTCACTGCGGGCAGTGTCTCGCTTGCTTTACGGGAAATTACCCAACCGAAATTTATCCGGACACATTGCATCCGCGCAATAAACAAATCATGTGTTAATGAAAGGTAAGCTGTCTGTTTTAGACGGCTGTTCCTGGCACTATTTTTTTAAGGAGGCACAATGAATGGCAAAGGCGTATGAAGCGGCAGGAGTTAATATTGAAGCAGGCTATGAGGCGGTAGAGCGGATGAAGAAGCATGTCAAGAGAACGAATCGTTTAGGTGTGATGGGAGCGCTTGGCAGCTTCGGAGGGATGTTTGATTTGTCTGCTTTGCACATGAAAGAGCCTGTACTCGTTTCTGGCACGGACGGTGTCGGCACGAAATTAAAGCTGGCATTCGGCATGGATCGGCATGAGACGATTGGAATAGATTGTGTAGCGATGTGTGTCAATGATGTGATTGTTCAAGGAGCGGAGCCGCTTTATTTTCTAGATTATATTGCTTGCGGAGAAGCAATTCCAGAAAAAATCGAGCAGATCGTCAAAGGGATAGCGGATGGCTGTGAGCAGGCGGGCTGCGCTTTAATCGGCGGAGAAACGGCGGAAATGCCCGGCATGTACAGCGATGGAGAATATGATATTGCCGGATACACGACAGGGGCAGTTGAAAAGAGCCGGCTGATTACCGGTGCGGATATTCAAGCTGGAGATGTCATCATCGGGCTGCCTTCTAGCGGTCTTCACAGCAATGGCTTCTCGCTCGTTCGGAAAATCTTCTTTGAGAAGCATAAGCTGGAAGTGGACGCTATTCTCGATGGGTTAACAGCGCCGCTGGGAGAGGTGCTGTTAACCCCGACGAAGATTTATGTCAAGCCCGTGCTTGCAGTGTTGAAGCAAATGAATGTGAAAGGAATGGCCCACATTACAGGAGGCGGATTTATTGAAAATATTCCGCGCGCGTTGCCGAAAGGGCTTGGGGCAGAGATTGCTGAAGGATCATGGGAAATAGCGGCGATTTTTCATTTGCTGAAGAAGTATGGGGAGCTTGATTACAGAGAGATGTACAATATTTTCAATATGGGCATCGGATTCGTAATGATCGTGTCACCTGAAAGAGAAGAAGAGGCCAAACGGCTTTTAGAGCAAGCGGGGGAGCATCCGCGGACGATTGGCCGTGTTATTGAAGGTGAAGGAGTTCAATTCCGATCATGAGCAAGCGAGAGTTGACAAAAATCGCGGTCTTCGCTTCTGGAAGCGGAAGTAATTTTCAAGCGCTGGCTGAAGCCATTCAAACAGAGGGGGTTCCGGCGGAGATTTCTATACTGATTTCCGATCAGCCTGATGCCTATGCCATCACTCGAGCGGAGCATTTAGGGATTCCTGTGTTTGTGTTTCGTACAAAAGAGTATTCATCCAAGGCAGAGTTTGAAGGTCTGATAGTCGAAAAGCTTAGAGAGGCGGGCGTGGACATTATTTTTCTAGCTGGGTATATGCGCTTAATCGGAGAAACGCTTCTTACCGCTTTTGCAGGAAAAATAGTCAACATCCACCCTTCTCTTCTTCCGGCGTTTCCCGGAAAAGATGCCATTGGCCAAGCCTTTAACGCCGGCGTGAAAGTCACTGGTGTAACGGTTCATTTAGTGGATGAAGGCATGGATACAGGGCCGATCATTGATCAGGAAAGCGTCCGGATTGATGAAGAGGATACACGGGATACCTTACAGAAGAAAATTCAGCAAATCGAACATCAATTATATCCAAAAGTCATGAAGCAGCTAGTTAGCGCTGCTGCCAAACGGGAGGAAGTCAAGAAATGAAAAAGCGGGCATTAATCAGTGTTTCAGATAAAAGCGGAGTTGTAGAATTTGCTAAAGAGCTGGCCGGATTAGATTTTGAGATCATTTCCACTGGCGGAACGAAGAAGATGCTGGAAGAAGCCAATGTGCCGGTGATGAGCGTCAGTGAGGTGACCGGATTTCCGGAAATTTTGGAAGGGCGCGTCAAAACCCTGCATCCATTTATTCATGGAGGTTTGCTGGCTAAGCGAGATCAAGCCAATCATCTAAAGCAGATGGAAGAGCAGGGGATCGCTCCGATCGACCTTATTTGCGTCAATCTGTATCCGTTTCAGCAAACGATTGCGAAACCGGATGTAACAGTGGAAGAGGCGATTGAAAATATTGATATTGGCGGACCGACGATGCTGCGCGCGGCGGCGAAAAATCATGCGTATGTCACCGTGATTGTCGATGCAGCTGATTATGG from Bacillus xiapuensis encodes:
- the purF gene encoding amidophosphoribosyltransferase, whose protein sequence is MLAEIRGLNEECGVFGVWGHEDAPQITYYGLQSLQHRGQEGAGVAVTDGEKLVGVKGEGLVTEIFTQDKVSGLSGTGAIGHVRYTTAGGGGYENVQPLLFHSQTGSLALAHNGNLINATALKHQLEAQGSIFQTTSDTEVLAHLIRRSGFGSMKDRVKNALSMLKGAYAFLVMTEKELMVALDPNGMRPLSIGKLGEAYVVASETCAFDIVGAQYVREVEPGELIIMDSSGLHSERFSLATNQAICTMEYVYFSRPDSNIHRINVHSARKRMGIQLAKEAKIEADVVTGVPDSSISAAIGYAEESGIPYEMGLIKNRYIGRTFIQPSQALREQGVKMKLSPVRGVIEGKRVIMVDDSIVRGTTSKRIVKMLKEAGAKEVHVCISSPPIKYPCYYGIDTSTQEELIAAFYTEEELRDEIGADSLIFLSLDGMVEAIGHEKQNGHCGQCLACFTGNYPTEIYPDTLHPRNKQIMC
- the purN gene encoding phosphoribosylglycinamide formyltransferase, yielding MTKIAVFASGSGSNFQALAEAIQTEGVPAEISILISDQPDAYAITRAEHLGIPVFVFRTKEYSSKAEFEGLIVEKLREAGVDIIFLAGYMRLIGETLLTAFAGKIVNIHPSLLPAFPGKDAIGQAFNAGVKVTGVTVHLVDEGMDTGPIIDQESVRIDEEDTRDTLQKKIQQIEHQLYPKVMKQLVSAAAKREEVKK
- the purM gene encoding phosphoribosylformylglycinamidine cyclo-ligase; its protein translation is MAKAYEAAGVNIEAGYEAVERMKKHVKRTNRLGVMGALGSFGGMFDLSALHMKEPVLVSGTDGVGTKLKLAFGMDRHETIGIDCVAMCVNDVIVQGAEPLYFLDYIACGEAIPEKIEQIVKGIADGCEQAGCALIGGETAEMPGMYSDGEYDIAGYTTGAVEKSRLITGADIQAGDVIIGLPSSGLHSNGFSLVRKIFFEKHKLEVDAILDGLTAPLGEVLLTPTKIYVKPVLAVLKQMNVKGMAHITGGGFIENIPRALPKGLGAEIAEGSWEIAAIFHLLKKYGELDYREMYNIFNMGIGFVMIVSPEREEEAKRLLEQAGEHPRTIGRVIEGEGVQFRS